The Chrysoperla carnea chromosome X, inChrCarn1.1, whole genome shotgun sequence genome includes a region encoding these proteins:
- the LOC123303112 gene encoding MAP kinase-activated protein kinase 2: protein MENNKLYLQQRVKTTPISDDYQITGQVLGLGINGKVVECYSLANREKFALKVLHDCVKARREVELHWKVSTCKHIVNIKDVYENEYAGHKCLLVVMECMEGGELFQRIQDRQDGAFTEREAAEIMRDIAYAVKFLHDHNIAHRDLKPENLLYSKPEPFGVLKLTDFGFAKESQSQELSLQTPCYTPYYVAPEVLGPDRYDKSCDIWSLGVIMYILLCGFPPFYSSHGLAISPGMKKRIRKGEYDFPEPEWHHVSNDAKTLIRGMLTIDPSGRLTIDQVISNRWIAQYTAVPKTPLYTNRMLKEMNNWPDVQEEMTRSLATMRVDYDQVQIKNLENSNNPLLNKRRKKIDTASGSASTTVRDPSETVI from the exons ATGGAGAACAACAAACTGTATTTACAACAGCGTGTAAAAACAACACCAATATCGGACGATTATCAAATAACAGGACAAGTTTTGGGTCTAGGTATTAATGGTAAAGTTGTCGAATGCTACAGTCTGGCTAATCGTGAAAAATTTGCTTTGAAG gtattacaTGATTGCGTAAAAGCACGTCGTGAAGTGGAATTACATTGGAAGGTCAGCACTTGTAAACACATTGTGAACATCAAGGATGTGTATGAGAACGAGTATGCAGGTCATAAGTGTTTACTTGTTGTAATGGAATG TATGGAAGGTGGTGAATTATTCCAAAGAATTCAAGATAGACAAGATGGTGCTTTTACTGAACGTGAAGCGGCTGAAATAATGCGTGATATTGCGTATGCAGTAAAATTTCTACATGATCACAATATTGCGCACAGAGACTTAAAACCagagaatttattatattcaaagcCTGAACCGTTTGGTGTTCTGAAATTAACTGATTTTGGTTTCGCTAAGGAATCTCAGTCACAAGAATTATCGCTACAAACACCTTGTTACACTCCCTACTATGTtg CTCCAGAAGTGCTTGGACCTGACCGTTATGATAAAAGCTGTGATATTTGGTCCCTGGGAGtcattatgtatatttt gtTATGTGGTTTCCCTCCATTTTATAGTAGTCATGGTTTAGCTATATCTCCGGGTATGAAAAAACGGATACGTAAAGGAGAGTATGATTTCCCTGAACCAGAATGGCATCATGTTAGTAACGACGCGAAAACCTTAATTCGTGGTATGCTCACAATTGACCCAAGTGGACGTTTAACCATCGATCAAGTCATCTCAAATCGTTGGATTGCT caATATACAGCTGTGCCCAAAACACCATTGTACACGAATCGTATGCTTAAGGAAATGAACAATTGGCCGGATGTACAAGAGGAAATGACCAGATCTTTGGCCACAATGCGAGTAGATTATGATCAG gttcAAATAAAGAATTTAGAAAATAGTAACAATCCACTATTGAACAAGAGACGTAAAAAGATTGATACAGCGTCTGGATCAGCATCAACGACCGTACGTGATCCGTCCGAAACCGTCATTTAA
- the LOC123303111 gene encoding acyl-CoA synthetase short-chain family member 3, mitochondrial → MWSNQVTNSNDISLDPIKVGRFTEQIIASRTTHADENYSGYINPYYSEIYDETFRRSIQNPDEFWGEIAKEVVWTKKWDKVLDNSNEPFTKWFVGGELNACYNCLDRHVENGKGDKIALIHDSPLTGTIRRMSYSELLTKVQLLSGVLASYGVKKGDRVLIYMPLIPEAIVSMLATVRLGAVHSVVFGGFAARELCSRIEHTQPKVIIAASCGIEPSRVVKYKVIVNEALRISSWKVKKCIIFQRRNIEVAPLDNEIDVDWDDALDEAEPHPCVSVEANDPLYILYTSGTTDKPKGIQRPVGGHIVALAWTMKTVYGMGPNDVWWSASDLGWVVGHSYICYGPLLSGITSIMYEGKPDRSPDPGQYFRIIQEHRVNAIFTVPTAFRVIRREDPEIKYGRKYNTGTLRHIFVAGEHCDYETKVWAENVFNVPVLNHWWQTETGHSITATCLGLGHSTNPPKYSSGMPFPGYNIKVLRADNTETQPMELGRIVVKLPLPPGTMSTLYLSPERFCEVYFSKYPGYYDTMDAGYRDEYGYIYVTSRDDDVINVAGHRLSTSALEDVVLKHPDIADAAVIGVPEPTKGEIPLCLFVIKKNSTKNENIISKEVIKLVRELIGPIAAFRLTACVRGLPRTRSGKTCRKSIADLARDKSIQIPSTIEDGTVYKDIKTVLQSVGYALNAPDPQY, encoded by the exons atgtggtcaaatCAAGTGACAAATTCAAATGACATCAGTTTGGATCCAATAAAGGTTGGACGATTCACCGAACAAATAATCGCATCGCGAACAACTCATGCAGATGAAAATTATtcag GTTACATAAATCCATATTATAGCGAAATATATGATGAAACATTTCGACGTTCAATACAAAATCCGGATGAATTTTGGGGTGAAATTGCAAAGGAAGTTGTATGGACAAAAAAATGGGATAAAGTTTTAGATAATTCAAACGAACCATTTACCAAATGGTTTGTGGGTGGCGAATTAAATGCATGTTACAATTGTTTGGATCGACATGTTGAAAATGGCAAGGGAGATAAAATTGCGTTAATTCACGACAGTCCCTTAACTGGAACAATTCGACGAATGTCCTATTCAGAATTACTTACAAAA GTacaattattatctggtgtgtTAGCATCATATGGTGTGAAAAAAGGTGATcgagttttaatttatatgccACTGATACCAGAAGCGATTGTTTCGATGTTAGCTACAGTACGTTTAGGCGCCGTCCATTCTGTCGTCTTTGGTGGATTTGCAGCCCGTGAACTATGTTCCAGAATTGAACATACACAACCGAAAGTTATTATTGCAGCCAGTTGCGGTATTGAGCCAAGTCGTGTAGTTAA gTATAAAGTAATTGTAAACGAGGCTTTAAGAATTTCGTCatggaaagttaaaaaatgtataatatttcaaaGACGGAATATCGAAGTGGCCCCATTAGATAATGAAATTGACGTTGATTGGGATGATGCCCTGGACGAAGCGGAACCACATCCTTGTGTTTCAGTCGAAGCAAATGATCCCCTGTACATTTTATACACCTCCGGTACCACTGACAAGCCAAAAGGTATTCAACGTCCCGTTGGCGGACATATTGTTGCATTAGCATGGACCATGAAAACAGTTTATGGTATGGGACCGAATGATGTTTGGTGGTCTGCGAGTGATCTTGGTTGGGTTGTTGGGCATTCCTACATCTGTTATGGTCCATTACTTAGTGGAATTACAAGTATTATGTATGAAGGGAAACCAGATCGATCTCCCGATCCAGGCCAATATTTCCGAATCATTCAAGAACATCGTGTAAACGCAATCTTTACAGTTCCAACCGCATTTCGTGTAATTCGACGTGAAGATCCCGAAATCAAGTATGGACGGAAGTACAATACAGGAACATTACGTCATATATTTGTGGCGGGTGAACATTGTGATTATGAGACAAAAGTTTGGGCggaaaatgtatttaatgttCCTGTATTAAATCATTGGTGGCAAACGGAAACTGGACACTCCATAACTGCCACTTGCTTAGGACTAGGGCATTCAACAAATCCACCAAAATATTCGTCGGGTATGCCGTTTCCCGGGTACAATA taaaagTCTTACGAGCGGATAATACCGAAACTCAACCAATGGAATTAGGTCGAATAGTCGTAAAATTACCATTACCTCCTGGTACAATGTCAACTCTATATTTATCCCCGGAACGATTCTGTGAAGTTTATTTCTCCAAATATCCT ggTTATTACGATACAATGGATGCTGGTTATCGAGACGAATATGGTTACATTTATGTAACATCACGTGATGATGACGTTATCAATGTGGCTGGACATCGCTTATCTACATCAGCGTTAGAAGACGTCGTTCTAAAACATCCTGATATTGCTGATGCAGCTGTTATTGGTGTTCCAGAACCAACTAAAGGGGAAATTCCtttatgtttatttgttattaaaaaaa attcaaccaaaaatgaaaatataattagtaaAGAGGTAATTAAATTGGTTAGAGAATTAATTGGGCCAATTGCAGCGTTTCGTTTAACAGCTTGTGTACGTGGTTTGCCAAGAACTCGATCGGGTAAAACGTGCCGAAAATCGATAGCTGATTTAGCAAGAGACAAAAGTATTCAG attCCAAGTACAATTGAAGATGGTACCGTTTACAAGGACATCAAAACTGTCTTACAATCAGTTGGATATGCTCTAAATGCACCGGATCCACAATATTGA